In Sedimenticola thiotaurini, the following proteins share a genomic window:
- a CDS encoding toprim domain-containing protein, whose product MIDAISSFRDAIRAAGLEPPDVIKLGKLHRFPGTGKRYGNTAGWCKLFDDGIGGCFGDWSSGFTENWQAKRDKPYSQAERAAFARRVEEAKKQAEIQRCVQQADAANRAAAIWNAATSAPGDHPYLIRKRIQPHGARLHKGALMLSILDFSDKLTSLQFIAPDGGKLLLAGGRKQGCFIPVAGDMENPTRVIICEGWATGCTLAEDEPAALVLAAIDAGNLAPVAVAARCRWPSAELVIAGDDDRLTAGNPGATKAKFAAIASGALLALPQWPKGAPEQLTDFNDLAVWLAGGEV is encoded by the coding sequence ATGATTGATGCCATCTCCAGCTTTCGTGATGCAATCCGCGCTGCTGGCCTGGAGCCGCCGGATGTAATAAAGCTCGGCAAGTTGCACCGCTTCCCCGGTACGGGTAAACGCTACGGCAACACCGCCGGTTGGTGCAAGCTCTTTGATGATGGCATAGGCGGTTGTTTCGGCGACTGGTCGTCGGGCTTTACCGAGAACTGGCAGGCGAAACGCGACAAGCCCTATTCGCAGGCCGAACGGGCTGCCTTCGCCCGTCGGGTAGAAGAGGCCAAAAAGCAGGCCGAGATACAACGTTGCGTCCAGCAGGCCGATGCCGCAAACCGGGCCGCCGCGATCTGGAATGCGGCAACATCCGCCCCCGGCGACCACCCCTATCTGATCCGCAAGCGCATCCAGCCGCACGGCGCAAGGCTTCACAAGGGCGCGCTGATGCTTTCAATATTGGACTTCAGCGACAAACTGACCAGCCTGCAATTCATCGCCCCCGATGGTGGCAAGCTGTTGCTCGCAGGTGGACGCAAGCAGGGCTGTTTCATCCCCGTGGCGGGAGACATGGAAAATCCCACCCGCGTCATCATCTGCGAGGGCTGGGCCACCGGCTGCACCCTGGCCGAGGATGAACCTGCCGCCCTGGTGCTGGCTGCTATCGATGCTGGAAATTTGGCACCGGTGGCCGTCGCTGCCCGCTGCCGTTGGCCATCCGCCGAGTTGGTGATTGCGGGTGACGATGACCGGCTGACCGCTGGCAATCCCGGAGCCACCAAGGCAAAGTTCGCCGCCATCGCATCGGGGGCGCTCCTGGCGCTGCCCCAGTGGCCGAAGGGTGCTCCGGAGCAGTTGACTGACTTCAACGACCTGGCCGTATGGCTAGCAGGAGGTGAAGTATGA
- a CDS encoding YfjI family protein, whose product MNADLLKSAAPPPEDWPELVSLDAPNLPHLDLVHLPSWAGDYARAIAATTETPPELAAGMILIACATAAARRLRVAVTPGYFEHCNLWVVAALPPGNRKSAVQAAATAPLVAWERDQATIIEPEIKRISSERKTLEARAKEKRSKAAKEKNNSKAEELAREAADIEAELPEVPMQPQIWTSDATPERLGAMLAEQGECMAWLSSEGGVFDLLQGRYSNGIPNLDLVLKAHSGDAERVDRGSRPPVFLQSPRLSIGLSPQPDVLRGLATKPGFRGRVLLGRFLYLLPPSPLGYRALQSHPVPEGVRDAYTTGLRAMLDWELATDEHGDKYPHLLRLSNDAYAEWFNFAQAIEVQMQPGRELEHFTDWADKAPGAAARLAGVLHGIKHAHGAPWEADITADTMTAALEIMAVITRHSLAALNMMGADPTIAAARLVWSWIERGRLDRFTVRQAFNALRGTFPRVAMLRDALEALGERGYLEVIEPPRDGPGRPPSPMVRVRPEIARGWQ is encoded by the coding sequence ATGAATGCCGATCTGCTGAAGTCCGCCGCGCCACCGCCAGAGGATTGGCCGGAGCTGGTGTCCTTAGATGCGCCCAACCTGCCGCATCTCGATCTCGTACACCTGCCCAGCTGGGCTGGAGACTATGCCCGCGCCATCGCTGCCACTACTGAGACCCCACCGGAGCTGGCCGCCGGGATGATCCTGATCGCCTGCGCTACCGCTGCTGCTCGTCGTCTGCGGGTCGCGGTGACGCCTGGCTACTTCGAACATTGTAACCTGTGGGTAGTAGCTGCCCTGCCCCCTGGCAACCGAAAGAGTGCAGTGCAGGCCGCCGCCACCGCGCCACTCGTGGCCTGGGAGCGTGATCAAGCCACGATCATAGAGCCGGAGATCAAACGCATCTCCAGCGAGCGCAAGACCTTGGAGGCTCGCGCCAAGGAGAAGCGCAGCAAGGCCGCCAAGGAGAAGAACAACAGTAAGGCGGAAGAGCTGGCGCGGGAGGCCGCCGACATTGAGGCCGAACTACCTGAGGTTCCCATGCAACCGCAGATATGGACTTCAGATGCCACCCCGGAGCGTCTGGGGGCAATGCTGGCCGAACAGGGCGAGTGCATGGCCTGGCTGTCGTCCGAGGGCGGCGTTTTTGACCTGCTGCAAGGCCGCTACTCCAATGGCATCCCTAATCTGGACTTGGTACTGAAGGCCCATAGCGGCGATGCTGAACGAGTGGACCGGGGCAGCCGCCCACCGGTCTTCCTTCAAAGCCCACGACTGAGTATCGGTCTGAGCCCCCAACCGGATGTTTTGCGGGGCCTGGCCACCAAGCCGGGATTCCGGGGCCGGGTGCTGCTGGGGCGGTTTCTCTATCTGCTGCCACCGTCTCCACTGGGATACCGAGCGTTGCAATCCCATCCCGTACCAGAAGGCGTGCGGGACGCCTACACCACCGGACTCCGCGCCATGCTGGACTGGGAACTCGCCACCGATGAACACGGCGACAAATATCCCCACTTGCTGCGTCTGAGCAATGACGCCTACGCAGAGTGGTTCAACTTTGCCCAGGCTATCGAGGTACAGATGCAACCGGGTCGGGAGCTGGAGCACTTCACCGACTGGGCGGACAAGGCGCCGGGCGCGGCAGCACGCCTGGCCGGGGTGCTACACGGCATCAAGCACGCCCATGGTGCGCCATGGGAGGCAGACATCACCGCCGATACCATGACCGCTGCCCTGGAGATCATGGCCGTCATCACCCGCCACAGCCTGGCGGCACTGAACATGATGGGGGCCGATCCCACCATTGCCGCCGCCCGGCTGGTGTGGAGCTGGATCGAGCGGGGCCGACTGGACCGATTCACCGTGCGCCAAGCCTTCAACGCCCTGCGCGGTACCTTCCCACGCGTCGCCATGTTGCGCGATGCCTTGGAGGCGTTGGGAGAACGGGGCTATCTGGAGGTAATTGAACCGCCCCGTGACGGACCCGGCCGTCCTCCTTCGCCCATGGTGCGGGTGCGACCGGAGATAGCGAGGGGTTGGCAATGA